In Streptomyces sp. NBC_01381, the sequence AAGTGACCGCCGATGTGGGGTACTTCGCGGCGTTCCTGGGCGGTCTCCTCGCCCTGGTGAGCCCGTGCAGCGCGCTGCTCCTGCCCGCCTTCTTCGCCTACTCGATCGACTCGACCTCACGGCTCCTCGCGCGCACCGGCATCTTCTACGCCGGGCTCGCGACGACGCTCGTGCCGCTGGGGGCGGCCGGTTCGGTCGCCGGGCGGTTCTTCTTCGGGCACCGCGATCAGCTGGTCCTGTTCGCCGGGTGGCTGATCATCGCGCTCGGGGTGCTGCAGATCGTGGGGATGGGGTTCGCCTCGCGGCGGATGGCGGAGCTCTCGGGCCGGATCCGGCCGACGACGGCGTTCTCCGTGTACGCGCTGGGCGCGGTGTACGGGCTCGCGGGGTTCTGCGCGGGCCCGATCCTGGGCAGCGTCCTGACGGTGGCGGCGGTCAGCGGCAGCCCGGTCTACGGCGGGCTGCTGCTCGCCGTCTACGCCCTTGGCATGGCCGTGCCGCTGTTCTTGCTCGCGCTGCTCTGGGAGCGGTTCGACCTGGGGCGGCGGCGGTGGCTGCGGGGCCGTGCCTTCCGGCTCGGCCGCTTCGAACTGCACACGACCTCGCTCCTGTCGGGCCTCTTCTTCGTGGCCCTCGGGGCGCTCTTCCTCGCGTACGACGGGACCACGGCGCTGCCGGGTCTCCTCGACGTGGACGACTCGTTCGCGGTGGAGCGGTGGGCCGGTGGAGTGGGCAGGGCGGTGCCGGACTCCGTGCTGATCGCGGGGGTGGTGGTCCTGGTGGCCCTGCTGTTCGCGGCACGGGCCTGGCGGGGGCGTGCCGCGGCGAAGGGGGAGGCCGAGCGGGGGTAGGCCGCCTCGCCTTTGCCGGGAAACGGCGAAGGCCCCGTCCACTGGACGGGGCCTTCGGGGAAGTGGCTGGGGCCGGGATCGAACCGGCGACCTATCGCTTTTCAGGCGATCGCTCGTACCAACTGAGCTACCCAGCCACGCAGTTCGAGAAGAACTGCAAGCGGTCCTGACGGGATTTGAACCCGCGGCCTCCACCTTGACAGGGTGGCGAGCACTCCAAACTGCTCCACAGGACCAAGCGTTGTGCGAGCACTAGTCTCGCACAAGGTGTTGCGTGCCCCCAACGGGATTCGAACCCGTGCTACCGCCTTGAAAGGGCGGCGTCCTGGGCCACTAGACGATGAGGGCTAAGGGCCCACCTGGGCGCTTTGCAGCGCGTCGGGGACGTGAGAAGCATATGGGATGCGGGGAGCTATCGCCAAAACGGTTATCGGGGGGCCGGGG encodes:
- a CDS encoding cytochrome c biogenesis CcdA family protein, with amino-acid sequence MTADVGYFAAFLGGLLALVSPCSALLLPAFFAYSIDSTSRLLARTGIFYAGLATTLVPLGAAGSVAGRFFFGHRDQLVLFAGWLIIALGVLQIVGMGFASRRMAELSGRIRPTTAFSVYALGAVYGLAGFCAGPILGSVLTVAAVSGSPVYGGLLLAVYALGMAVPLFLLALLWERFDLGRRRWLRGRAFRLGRFELHTTSLLSGLFFVALGALFLAYDGTTALPGLLDVDDSFAVERWAGGVGRAVPDSVLIAGVVVLVALLFAARAWRGRAAAKGEAERG